The genomic stretch GTCCACGCGGACCTTTCTGAGGTCCGGACTGAACTGGATGCGCCAGGGGTTCGCGACAGCAGGCGCCTCGACGGCGCTCAGGTCCGCCGTCCTCCACACCCCCAGGACTCCATCCGCGTTGCCCGCGAGGAGTGAGCCATCTGGGGAGAACGCCACTCGCCCTCGCATCTGCGGGCCCAGGGAGAGGGTCCGTACGAGCCCCAGGTCCTGAAGCGACTGGATGACGACCTCGTTGCCCCAGGGACCACAGCTCTGCCCAGAGCCATTGCACCAGAAGGAATCGACCCCCAGGTCCAGGATGAGCTCCGTGCCGTCGCGGCTGAACCCGAGACGACTCACGCGGGACGCGCCCTGTCTGGGAAAGACGTGCAGCTTCGTCCAGTCCTCCACGCGGTAGACCGTCACACCAGCCTCGGCCGCCTCCGCATAGAACCGACCGTCTGGGGAGAAGGCGCTCGCGTCGAGGAGCAGCGAGTTCTCCGAGGGCTTGACCACCACGCCGGTGTCAGCGCGAACCACCCTGCCCCCCGACGCCAGGAGCGCGCCATCCGCGGACCAGGAGACCTGCCCTCCCGACAGATTGGGCAGGCTCCTCGGCTCGCCCGCGGCCGGAACACCGACGACCCACACGGAGTGGCGCAGGGCGATGGCCAGCCCTGCTCCATCCGGAGAGAAGCTCAGGGATTGGACGACCTGCTCGTACTGTCGCTGCCAGGAGCCCAGCATGCCGCCATCCGCCACGCTCCATATCTTCACGATGGCGGTCTCGCTCGTCGGGCTGTCGAACCCACCCGTCGCGATGAACGCGCCGTCCGCGGAGAGCGCCACGCTCGTCGTCCGCCCCGCGTGCGGGTGCGCGAAGGTCCGGACAGGAGCCAGGTCCGGAAAGCTCCAGACCCGAGTCTGCGTGCGGCTCGCCGCCGCGAGGATGCGCCCGTCCTTGGAGAACGCCACCCCCACCTGTTGCCCCGGGAGGTCCCAGAGCGTGCTCAGCCGGCTTCCATCCCGCCGGTAGAGGACCAGTTGACCCGA from Myxococcus xanthus encodes the following:
- a CDS encoding WD40 repeat domain-containing protein; its protein translation is MRIGHSAVLALVVLGACSEGSPPSTPDPIPVPPVSSAAPFRPCGAIGAGALVASAMSPDGTVLAAATLSGQLVLYRRDGSRLSTLWDLPGQQVGVAFSKDGRILAAASRTQTRVWSFPDLAPVRTFAHPHAGRTTSVALSADGAFIATGGFDSPTSETAIVKIWSVADGGMLGSWQRQYEQVVQSLSFSPDGAGLAIALRHSVWVVGVPAAGEPRSLPNLSGGQVSWSADGALLASGGRVVRADTGVVVKPSENSLLLDASAFSPDGRFYAEAAEAGVTVYRVEDWTKLHVFPRQGASRVSRLGFSRDGTELILDLGVDSFWCNGSGQSCGPWGNEVVIQSLQDLGLVRTLSLGPQMRGRVAFSPDGSLLAGNADGVLGVWRTADLSAVEAPAVANPWRIQFSPDLRKVRVDAAIYDSVTGQRLQPFLDQALSADFSVSARIEGRKLFLNDVATGRFLRDVDVEEDQVIGFSPDGRFIATNQFSGRNRIWLRDVATGTVSETFDQGFNAGGPDLSFSPNGRWLGSADGTGFSSVEVLGLQGWVSASLPRGFASAFSPDSSVLALGNVESEVLLWKTSDFTVRERLSGHGTSIAQEQWPQSIIGVVFARTGQLATLGADRTVRLWCSP